A genomic stretch from Erigeron canadensis isolate Cc75 chromosome 9, C_canadensis_v1, whole genome shotgun sequence includes:
- the LOC122583633 gene encoding uncharacterized protein LOC122583633 — MALFKVQCTACKVLDHLTLLAKESSLTASPSPSNAEWLRLDAIVLQWIYNTITPNLWTTILDPNNTAAQVWAALAHSNLVLQLIAGLSVEYDTVAIALQQAATLPTFESTRSRLVLEEGRKACQAASANLTATTYHPAPNLPAPPTPVQNLFYQLPIDPQPQNIQGRGYDYRGSQAGGRRGGRGRGNNGIPTLVTLATYLNGNNVSSSMVDSTMPLSYSSP; from the exons ATGGCTCTTTTTAAGGTACAGTGCACTGCGTGTAAAGTCTTGGATCACCTTACTCTTCTTGCAAAAGAATCCTCTTTAACCGCATCCCCTTCTCCTTCTAATGCGGAATGGCTTCGTCTTGATGCCATTGTACTTCAGTGGATCTACAACACGATCACACCAAATCTTTGGACAACCATTCTTGATCCGAATAACACTGCGGCACAAGTTTGGGCTGCTCTTGCAC ATTCGAACTTAGTCCTCCAATTGATTGCGGGCCTCAGCGTCGAGTATGATACCGTGGCTATTGCTCTTCAACAAGCAGCCACCCTTCCCACTTTTGAATCCACCAGATCTCGCCTTGTTCTCGAAGAAGGTCGTAAAGCCTGTCAAGCAGCAAGTGCCAATCTCACGGCCACCACATACCATCCAGCTCCAAACCTTCCGGCCCCTCCAACTCCGGTTCAGAATCTGTTTTATCAGCTACCGATCGATCCCCAACCACAAAACATCCAAGGACGCGGTTATGACTATCGTGGCAGCCAAGCGGGTGGACGACGCGGGGGCCGTGGTCGTGGTAATAATGGGATTCCAACTTTAGTAACTTTGGCTACTTATCTCAATGGCAACAATGTATCATCCTCAATGGTTGATTCCACCATGCCCCTATCCTACTCTTCCCCTTGA
- the LOC122580817 gene encoding lipid phosphate phosphatase gamma-like, with the protein MSNQLRAVTLTHVRYQKGDKLGHFLAWVSLIPVFITFGGFISHFIFRRELQGMFFALGLLISHIISEIIKFYVKQARPETCILLEMCDSHGWPSSHSQYMFFFAIYFALMTYKRYGIILRRQMLVACVTVWPLAFLTMYSRVYLGYHTISQVFAGASLGFLLGGLWFWVVNCYIKGSVFRVIEESSIGRLFYIKDTSHIPNLLEFEYDNARAARRHPSYKRS; encoded by the coding sequence ATGTCAAACCAATTACGAGCAGTAACCCTAACACACGTTCGGTACCAAAAAGGAGATAAACTAGGCCATTTCTTAGCATGGGTTTCACTAATCCCGGTTTTCATAACCTTCGGGGGTTTCATCTCACATTTCATCTTTCGTCGTGAATTGCAAGGAATGTTTTTCGCATTAGGCTTATTAATATCACATATCATCAGCGAAATAATCAAGTTCTACGTAAAACAAGCCAGGCCCGAAACATGCATTTTGTTAGAAATGTGTGATTCACATGGCTGGCCATCTAGCCATTCACAATATATGTTCTTTTTCGCTATATATTTTGCTTTGATGACTTATAAAAGATACGGGATTATATTGAGACGACAAATGTTGGTTGCGTGTGTTACTGTTTGGCCTTTAGCATTTCTTACAATGTATTCTCGGGTTTATTTGGGGTACCATACAATTAGCCAAGTGTTTGCTGGTGCTAGTCTTGGTTTTTTACTTGGTGGTTTGTGGTTTTGGGTTGTCAATTGTTACATTAAGGGGTCAGTTTTTCGGGTGATTGAAGAGAGTTCGATTGGGAGGTTGTTTTATATCAAGGATACTTCACATATACCGAATTTGTTGGAGTTTGAGTATGACAATGCTAGAGCTGCAAGAAGACATCCTTCTTATAAACGGTCCTGA
- the LOC122583635 gene encoding uncharacterized protein LOC122583635: MKNILTKPISSPGRIIDDQFQNMLLRSKSNRGSRSRTNPMFVGKPNTNNNNEINQEPSSPKVTCMGQVRVKRSIKRKQTKKTTPGANWLQIPRGWLRKNSVLFFRSAGCCGKSRNVQGGQNEMEINEWRVREIEDVIGNGNDVFGETERVPKNAFLLTRSRSEPFRCSAFANKIWESNIDDETGEKVGVKDEVNEGFIINGDIIGKENGEDIIVNRVEEEEEFKEKPLNLNRCKSEPARTGDKLFMSFTP, translated from the coding sequence ATGAAAAATATACTTACAAAACCTATATCTAGTCCAGGTAGAATTATAGATGATCAATTCCAAAACATGCTTTTAAGAAGCAAGAGCAATAGAGGAAGTAGGTCACGTACTAATCCTATGTTTgttggcaaacccaatacaaacaataataatgaaattaatcaaGAACCATCTTCTCCTAAAGTAACGTGCATGGGTCAAGTACGCGTGAAGCGTTCAATTAAAAGAAAACAGACAAAAAAAACCACCCCTGGGGCAAACTGGCTACAGATACCCCGGGGGTGGTTACGAAAAAACAGTGTTTTGTTTTTTCGTTCTGCGGGGTGTTGTGGAAAATCAAGAAACGTACAAGGAGGACAAAATGAGATGGAAATTAATGAATGGCGAGTAAGAGAAATTGAAGATGTTATTGGAAATGGAAATGATGTTTTTGGAGAAACTGAAAGGGTTCCGAAAAATGCGTTTTTGTTGACAAGGTCTAGATCTGAACCGTTCAGATGTTCGGCTTTCGCAAACAAAATTTGGGAATCAAATATTGATGATGAAACAGGAGAGAAAGTGGGGGTTAAAGATGAAGTAAATGAAGGTTTTATAATAAATGGTGATATTATTGGGAAAGAAAATGGAGAAGATATTATTGTTAAtagagttgaagaagaagaagaatttaAAGAAAAGCCACTGAATCTGAACAGATGTAAGTCTGAACCAGCAAGAACAGGGGATAAGCTTTTTATGAGTTTCACTCCATAA
- the LOC122583634 gene encoding serine/threonine-protein kinase TIO-like, whose amino-acid sequence MQDCNFVSTPVDSAGKVGAQAGVPFDDLTLYRSLAGALHAEVEYRGIGNVVSELCWIFNLLLDLGCPLRRASLVYTDNASAIYLFENPVQRQRTKHIDIDILFVREKIQRGQVQALNCLHHKGIFHGDLKPRNILIYDGDVIKICDFGLAQVMWKTNKELQERTNTFKYMAPETLLSKNFLSPADLWSLGIVLYELLGGHFPGYVHGGATGVTRWHETDWRGNYPLLRWSTKISPDLESLVMRLLDKNPDNRSREWPASFVEPMGLLVNLKEFCANTAGARVCDAAGEEKTCTQRTDLTSARLEEIHQLNWYGTLSSMAGGPELISQDEKALSTVLQPLKDKFCRVEEVVTVNQSLEIISKIVDAGVVNLERLPRIFEALIGFNNHLISLEKSDYNDLLVKCFVVVKKLLVEYGGQFGDSDTSTWIIPVVELLQKVANCRPEASSGKVMYEAIGCITVIQKILYHVKETRVHVINNLLSCLKTCGISLKSGMLDFSPAAFKAFDTIWWWLSTSESQYRKEKAFTDPLSSMYCHTMDSHNVEGDERDKSLNDAYFKNIIHAVTKAFLRFKAIQFAFNKCIFHPSERAPSSAIQYDTFRIFFFEYVSLLPVTTVISGGGDHTIVSAIFSKLSWYARHPQSTVPEQICYLCLVLVTVAQSLKSVGRTSAELMLTSSPENQQSRLSDLAQLYSRLQNTKPYVMLGLASIFSLESSPVSSISEIALPLIPQDATLCNYLRTILTEDVNASKLPNWHGLGDGAVGLLEARLKWGGHSAIQQFCASSYYLTLLELLEGSNYSSQNEFGLSPVGVVWTVLALYHCLRDNNLIIQLFFLDVKRVKLISGLICEVHINRIRRWGGPGGGGNGVRDTVNAVINFLEYQFESLTESPVYIPLILKVGIPGQVVKCLEHVELKDVARPVGFIARMTCDRSIIDQLLEKGLFDPILMKRLLGTSSPRQVTLDILKIISDLAYMSKDFYERIKEADIFPFLSDFLTHEDPNVRAKACRAISNMCLHNLYFYSLMEKHNIVSLLVACYSDEDTDTSLYAGIAITNVALHNELQYKELGRCIPQLAKLLFSEKVGYRTKRSACHLMRALVKHSGKLCEDIIKEWAMEALIILVGKCLLYPNNQPEEKSLLDTSLLTLEKLCNYSSCRDYFHKSAHFSKIEQAFRKATGSWVAASVSHIFNKTSKL is encoded by the exons ATGCAAGATTGTAACTTTGTCTCCACTCCTGTTGACTCTGCGGGCAAAGTTGGTGCTCAAGCCGGTGTTCCCTTTGATGATCTTACATTGTATCGTAGTTTGGCCGGTGCTCTTCA TGCCGAGGTGGAATATCGGGGCATTGGAAATGTTGTTTCTGAGTTATGTTGGATTTTCAATTTATTGCTTGACCTTGGCTGTCCTCTTCGTCGTGCCTCCTTGGTGTATACCGATAATGCTAGTGCCATTTATCTTTTTGAAAATCCGGTCCAGCGTCAACGTACTAAGCATATCGATATTGATATTCTATTCGTTCGAGAGAAAATTCAACGTGGTCAA GTTCAAGCGTTGAACTGCTTACATCACAAAGGAATTTTTCATGGTGACTTGAAGCCACGAAACATTTTGATTTATGATGGGGATGTCATTAAG ATTTGTGACTTTGGGCTTGCACAGGTTATGTGGAAAACAAACAAGGAGCTGCAGGAAAGAACAA ATACTTTTAAGTACATGGCTCCAGAAACATTGCTATCCAAGAATTTCCTCAGTCCTGCTGATCTATGGTCACTTGGAATTGTTTT GTATGAATTATTAGGCGGTCACTTTCCAGGTTACGTTCATGGCGGAGCTACTGGTGTGACTCGCTGGCATGAAACTGACTGGCGTGGGAATTAT CCTCTGCTTCGATGGTCAACTAAAATCAGTCCAGACCTCGAAAGCCTTGTTATGCGTCTGCTTGACAAG AATCCTGACAATAGAAGTCGTGAATGGCCCGCGAGCTTTGTTGAGCCCATG GGTTTGCTGGTCAACTTAAAGGAATTTTGTGCCAACACTGCTGGTGCAAGAGTATGTGATGCTGCTGGAGAAGAGAAAACATGTACACAGAGGACTGACCTGACCTCTGCAAGACTGGAAG AAATCCATCAGCTGAACTGGTATGGAACTTTATCTAGCATGGCTGGAGGTCCCGAGTTGATCAGCCAAGATGAAAAAGCACTTTCAACTGTCTTGCAGCCTCTTAAGGATAAGTTCTGCAG GGTTGAAGAAGTTGTCACTGTCAACCAGTCCCTGGAGATTATTTCAAAGATAGTTGATGCTGGTGTAGTTAATTTAGAAAGGCTGCCACGGATTTTTGAGGCACTTATAGGCTTCAACAACCATCTTATTTCTTTAGAAAAGTCAGATTATAATGACTTACTGGTAAAG TGCTTCGTAGTTGTAAAGAAGTTACTCGTTGAGTACGGAGGTCAATTTGGTGATTCAGATACAAGTACTTGGATTATACCCGTAGTCGAACTTTTACAAAAG GTTGCTAATTGTAGACCAGAAGCCTCATCTGGAAAAGTTATGTATGAAGCCATTGGTTGCATTACAGTTATACAAAAGATACTGTATCATGTTAAAGAAACCCGTGTACATGTAATCAATAATTTGCTCTCGTGCTTAAAAACTTGTGGCATCAGCCTCAAATCTGGCATGTTAGATTTTTCACCTGCTGCTTTCAAAGCATTTGACACTATTTGGTGGTGGCTAAGTACATCTGAGAGTCAGTATAGAAAAGAAAAGGCATTCACAGATCCACTTAGCTCTATGTATTGCCATACCATGGATAGTCACAACGTTGAAGGAGATGAACGTGACAAATCATTGAATGAtgcatattttaaaaatattattcatGCAGTGACAAAAGCATTCCTTCGTTTCAAAGCTATACAGTTTGCTTTTAACAAGTGTATTTTCCATCCCTCAGAGCGTGCACCGTCTTCTGCTATAcag TATGATACATTCAGAATCTTTTTCTTTGAATATGTGAG TTTGTTACCGGTAACCACAGTCATTAGTGGAGGTGGAGATCATACCATCGTTTCAGCGATTTTTTCCAAGTTATCTTGGTATGCAAGACATCCACAAAGTACAGTTCCGGAGCAGATTTGCTATTTGTGCCTTGTACTTGTTACAGTCGCACAATCCTTAAAATCAGTTGGACGGACTTCTGCAGAATTGATGCTTACTTCATCACCAGAAAATCAGCAGTCTCGCCTCTCTGACCTTGCCCAGCTTTATTCTAGACTTCAGAATACTAAGCCGTATGTGATGCTAGGACTAGCATCCATCTTTTCTCTTGAAAGTAGTCCTGTTTCATCAATTTCCGAAATAGCTTTACCCTTAATTCCTCAGGATGCCACCCTTTGTAATTATCTCAGGACTATTCTAACAGAAGATGTCAATGCAAGCAAGCTTCCAAACTGGCACGGCCTCGGGGATGGTGCTGTTGGGTTGTTAGAGGCTAGACTAAAATGGGGTGGGCATTCAGCGATTCAGCAGTTTTGTGCAAGTAGTTACTATCTAACTCTTCTTGAATTGTTAGAAGGAAGTAACTATTCATCACAGAACGAATTTGGACTATCACCTGTTGGGGTCGTATGGACAGTTTTAGCACTATATCACTGCCTTAGGGATAATAATCTAATTATACAGTTGTTTTTCCTTGACGTGAAACGTGTCAAACTTATTTCTGGTTTGATATGTGAGGTTCATATTAATCGTATACGGCGTTGGGGTGGACCTGGTGGGGGCGGAAATGGAGTCAGAGATACAGTTAATGCTGTTATTAACTTCCTTGAATATCAGTTTGAGAGCCTTACAGAATCACCAGTATATATTCCATTAATTCTAAAG GTAGGAATTCCCGGGCAAGTCGTGAAGTGTTTGGAACACGTAGAATTAAAAGATGTTGCAAGACCAGTTGGCTTTATAGCCAGAATGACATGTGATAGATCAATTATTGATCAACTCCTTGAAAAAGGTCTGTTCGATCCAATTTTAATGAAAAGGTTACTTGGTACTTCATCACCAAGACAAGTCACCCTGGACATTCTGAAAATAATTTCAGATTTAGCTTATATGAGCAAG GATTTTTATGAGCGCATAAAAGAAGCCGATATCTTTCCTTTCCTCTCTGACTTTCTTACACATGAAGATCCCAATGTGCGTGCAAAGGCTTGCCGTGCTATAAGCAATATGTGCCTGCATAATCTTTACTTTTATAGTTTAATG GAAAAGCATAATATAGTTTCTCTTTTGGTGGCTTGCTACTCTGATGAGGACACAGACACTAGTTTATATGCTGGCATTGCA ATTACTAATGTAGCACTTCATAATGAGCTGCAATATAAAGAGCTGGGGAGATGTATACCTCAACTTGCAAAATTGTTGTTCTCGGAAAAAGTTGGATACAGAACAAAGAGAAGTGCATGTCATTTGATGCGTGCTCTTGTTAAACATTCCGGTAAACTTTGTGAAGATATCATTAAAGAATGGGCAATGGAG GCTTTGATTATTCTGGTAGGGAAGTGTCTACTCTACCCAAACAACCAACCCGAAGAGAAGTCACTACTCGATACATCTCTGTTAACATTAGAGAAACTGTGTAATTACTCATCTTGTAGAGACTACTTCCATAAATCAGCTCATTTTTCGAAAATTGAACAAGCCTTCAGGAAAGCGACAGGTTCATGGGTTGCCGCCTCTGTCTCtcacatttttaataaaacctCAAAACTTTAG